A single region of the Salvelinus sp. IW2-2015 linkage group LG20, ASM291031v2, whole genome shotgun sequence genome encodes:
- the LOC111981740 gene encoding trypsin, which translates to MDSWWALCAVVVALTCIGKGGHAQLDVCGTAPLNTKIVGGHNAVAGSWPWQASLHRSSGHFCGGSLINKDWVLTAAHCFASTSTSGLLVYLGRQNQKSFNPNEVSQTVSQIIRHPNYNRATNDNDICLLKLSSSVTFTNYIQPVCLTAGGSTYYNGTTSWVTGWGNTNSGVSLPSPQTLQEVELPVVGNRKCTCLYAGVGSITSNMICAGLLAGGKDSCQGDSGGPLVSKPGLVWIQSGVVSFGVSCARPNFPGVYARVSQYQAWIKSQISTDQPGFVTFSSSGNNSDLTVTCAALSGGATHLLSFSLSLLLSLSPILLSFYLFL; encoded by the exons ATGGACTCGTGGTGGGCGTTGTGTGCTGTGGTAGTAGCGTTGACATGCATTGGAAAAG GTGGCCATGCACAGTTGGATG TGTGCGGCACAGCTCCTCTCAACACAAAGATCGTGGGGGGTCATAATGCAGTGGCAGGGAGCTGGCCATGGCAGGCCAGTCTGCACAGATCCAGCGGCCATTTTTGTGGAGGCTCCCTTATCAACAAAGACTGGGTCCTGACTGCCGCTCACTGCTTCGCCAG CACCAGCACGTCTGGCCTGCTTGTCTACCTGGGCCGGCAAAATCAGAAAAGCTTCAACCCCAACGAGGTGTCTCAAACGGTCTCTCAGATCATCCGCCACCCCAACTACAAccgtgcaaccaatgacaatgaCATATGTCTGCTGAAGCTCTCGTCATCTGTCACCTTCACTAACTACATTCAGCCGGTCTGCCTGACAGCAGGGGGCAGCACATACTACAATGGCACTACTAGCTGGGTCACTGGCTGGGGCAATACCAATAGCGGAG tgTCTCTGCCCTCACCCCAGACCCTACAGGAGGTGGAGCTGCCAGTAGTGGGGAACAGGAAGTGTACCTGTCTCTATGCTGGAGTGGGTTCAATCACAAGCAACATGATTTGTGCTGGTCTATTGGCGGGAGGAAAGGATTCCTGTCAG GGAGACTCAGGGGGGCCGCTAGTGAGCAAACCGGGCTTAGTCTGGATCCAGTCTGGTGTTGTGAGTTTCGGAGTAAGCTGTGCTAGACCAAATTTTCCAGGAGTGTATGCCAGAGTGTCCCAGTACCAGGCCTGGATCAAGAGCCAGATCAGCACTGACCAACCAGGCTTCGTCACCTTCTCCTCCAGTGGGAATAACTCTGACCTCACAGTCACCTGTGCTGCACTGTCCGGTGGGGCCAcacacctcctctccttctccctctccctcctcctctccctctctcctattctcCTTTCTTTCTATCTTTTCTTATAG